A region from the Coffea eugenioides isolate CCC68of chromosome 9, Ceug_1.0, whole genome shotgun sequence genome encodes:
- the LOC113782298 gene encoding protein PELPK1-like: MATGSNFCFVLSLIMALSFSSIHGGSAARQLLQTSQPAIPAIPTLPSIPNLPAGSLPNLPSNQLPPLPTMPSVPQVTMPPLPSGSLPTIPNIPISIPSIPFFSPPPSN, from the coding sequence ATGGCTACTGGTTCTAACTTTTGCTTTGTTCTATCTTTGATAATGGCCTTATCTTTTTCAAGCATTCATGGTGGCTCGGCGGCTCGGCAGCTTCTTCAAACTTCTCAACCAGCAATTCCTGCAATACCAACATTACCTTCGATTCCAAATTTGCCTGCAGGGTCGTTGCCAAATTTGCCAAGCAATCAGCTTCCACCTTTGCCCACCATGCCTTCAGTTCCCCAAGTGACCATGCCACCATTGCCTTCTGGTTCATTGCCAACCATTCCAAATATTCCTATATCCATTCCTTCAATCCCTTTCTTCTCACCACCTCCATCAAACTAG